A stretch of Saccharothrix texasensis DNA encodes these proteins:
- a CDS encoding TIGR04141 family sporadically distributed protein, with protein MHSVDDHTLLTALERRLAAALGGSTRFGRLGLHWPAAAARRAADTVAFRTNDVGGYGPIPLDRTLDITTVTTRFAKIPEFARTDELRQSRLIPCADRELEELLTPPIPMDRWVTFETTIADRTYRLHEGRWHDVGQAIPTNTALSEPKSGCKVIWSSPACAPTAKAMS; from the coding sequence GTGCACAGCGTCGACGACCACACCCTGTTAACCGCTTTGGAACGCCGACTGGCCGCCGCGCTGGGCGGCAGCACCCGATTCGGCCGCCTGGGCCTCCACTGGCCCGCCGCCGCAGCGCGACGAGCCGCGGACACGGTCGCGTTCCGCACCAACGACGTGGGCGGCTACGGCCCGATCCCCCTCGACCGGACGCTGGACATCACCACCGTCACCACCCGTTTCGCCAAGATCCCGGAATTCGCCAGGACCGACGAGCTCAGACAGTCCCGCTTGATCCCCTGCGCTGACCGGGAACTGGAAGAACTGCTCACCCCGCCGATCCCGATGGACCGCTGGGTCACCTTCGAAACCACTATCGCGGACCGCACCTACCGCCTCCACGAAGGCCGCTGGCACGACGTGGGTCAGGCGATCCCCACGAACACGGCCTTGTCGGAGCCGAAATCGGGCTGCAAGGTGATCTGGAGCTCCCCGGCCTGCGCACCGACGGCGAAAGCCATGTCGTAG
- a CDS encoding extracellular solute-binding protein, whose protein sequence is MIRVLVPLLVLLTACTPLVEDDAADGTGPITFVDGPDTTANGQVRELVERWNAQADRREKVAFVEMPDTTDGHRAQLTARAQDLEDVRGGPDCYDVMAVDVVWTAPFAAAGHLVELDPDEFGADRMLPQAVETAKTPDGEHLWAVPWRSDAGLLFYREDVLDDAQVEPPTTWAELRWQASTIAGHYDLKGYVAQLGRYEGLTVNAAEAIWAHEGDLRHPDSPQAKEGVRALADGVAQGWIPREALEYNENTSLTEFMDGRALFMRNWPFAGPRLADRERSKVAGDWAAVPLPGPSALGGWNLAVSRCSAHQATARRFIQFATGVENQRRLAERAGFAPTIEFLYDEPGLVPPELRESVLGARARRPSPHYDALTSAMQESLHHVLEEPDSVDESMDQLAEDLTRAEQGR, encoded by the coding sequence ATGATCCGCGTCCTTGTGCCACTGCTGGTGCTGTTGACGGCGTGCACGCCCCTGGTGGAGGACGACGCGGCGGACGGCACCGGGCCGATCACGTTCGTGGACGGCCCCGACACCACGGCGAACGGGCAGGTGCGCGAGCTGGTGGAGCGCTGGAACGCGCAGGCCGACCGGCGCGAGAAGGTGGCGTTCGTGGAGATGCCGGACACCACCGACGGCCACCGCGCGCAGTTGACCGCCCGCGCCCAGGACCTGGAGGACGTGCGCGGCGGTCCCGACTGCTACGACGTGATGGCCGTGGACGTGGTGTGGACGGCCCCGTTCGCCGCGGCGGGGCACCTGGTGGAGCTGGACCCCGACGAGTTCGGGGCGGACCGGATGCTGCCGCAGGCGGTGGAGACGGCGAAGACCCCGGACGGGGAGCACCTGTGGGCGGTGCCGTGGCGCAGCGACGCCGGGCTGCTCTTCTACCGCGAGGACGTGCTCGACGACGCGCAGGTGGAGCCGCCGACCACGTGGGCCGAGCTGAGGTGGCAGGCGAGCACCATCGCCGGGCACTACGACCTGAAGGGCTACGTTGCCCAGCTCGGGCGCTACGAGGGCCTGACCGTCAACGCCGCCGAGGCCATCTGGGCGCACGAGGGCGACCTGCGACACCCGGACTCGCCCCAGGCGAAGGAGGGCGTGCGCGCCCTGGCGGACGGCGTCGCGCAGGGCTGGATCCCGCGTGAGGCCCTCGAGTACAACGAGAACACCTCCCTCACGGAGTTCATGGACGGCCGGGCGCTGTTCATGCGCAACTGGCCGTTCGCGGGCCCGCGGCTCGCCGACCGGGAGAGGTCGAAGGTGGCGGGCGACTGGGCCGCGGTCCCGCTGCCGGGCCCCAGCGCGCTGGGCGGCTGGAACCTGGCGGTGTCCCGGTGCTCGGCCCACCAGGCCACCGCCCGCCGGTTCATCCAGTTCGCCACCGGCGTGGAGAACCAGCGGCGGCTCGCCGAGCGCGCCGGGTTCGCGCCCACCATCGAGTTCCTCTACGACGAGCCGGGCCTGGTGCCGCCCGAGCTGCGCGAGAGCGTGCTCGGCGCCCGGGCCCGGCGGCCGTCCCCGCACTACGACGCGCTGACCAGCGCGATGCAGGAGAGCCTGCACCACGTGCTGGAGGAACCGGACTCAGTCGACGAGTCCATGGACCAGCTCGCGGAGGACCTGACCCGGGCCGAGCAGGGCCGCTAG
- a CDS encoding peroxiredoxin, which translates to MVEVGAQAPDFTLNDYNKQPVTLSSFRGERNVLLVFYPFAFSGICTGELCQVRDELAAYEDENVQVIGVSVDTPFSLKAWAAQEGYQFPLLSDFWPHGQVAQAYGVFNEQAGLANRGTFLIDLAGVVRYAEVNGPGEPRDQEAWKKAVAALS; encoded by the coding sequence ATGGTCGAGGTAGGCGCGCAGGCCCCTGACTTCACGCTCAACGACTACAACAAGCAGCCCGTGACGCTGTCCTCGTTCCGCGGGGAGCGCAACGTGCTGCTGGTGTTCTACCCGTTCGCGTTCAGCGGCATCTGCACCGGCGAGCTGTGCCAGGTGCGCGACGAACTGGCCGCCTACGAGGACGAGAACGTGCAGGTCATCGGCGTGTCCGTGGACACACCGTTCAGCCTGAAGGCGTGGGCCGCCCAGGAGGGCTACCAGTTCCCGCTGCTGTCGGACTTCTGGCCGCACGGGCAGGTGGCGCAGGCCTACGGCGTGTTCAACGAGCAGGCGGGTCTCGCGAACCGGGGCACGTTCCTCATCGACCTCGCCGGCGTGGTCCGCTACGCCGAGGTGAACGGCCCCGGCGAACCACGCGACCAGGAGGCGTGGAAGAAGGCCGTGGCCGCCCTGTCCTGA
- a CDS encoding DUF3052 domain-containing protein gives MVAAEDAGKIGVADRLGIEPGSVVQEIGWDEDVDDDLRAAIEERVGGDLLDEDSDEVMDVVLLWWREEDGDLADALINATTALADDGVIWVLTPKTGRAGHVEPSDIAEAVSTAGLAQTSNITVSGDWSATRLVSPKSAKTKR, from the coding sequence GTGGTCGCCGCGGAAGACGCCGGCAAGATCGGTGTCGCCGACAGGCTCGGGATCGAACCGGGCAGCGTGGTCCAGGAGATCGGCTGGGACGAGGACGTCGACGACGACCTCCGTGCCGCGATCGAGGAGCGGGTGGGCGGTGATCTGCTCGATGAGGACTCCGACGAGGTCATGGACGTGGTCCTGCTCTGGTGGCGCGAGGAGGACGGCGACCTCGCCGACGCCTTGATCAACGCCACCACGGCCCTGGCCGACGACGGCGTGATCTGGGTGCTGACGCCCAAGACAGGTCGGGCCGGTCACGTCGAGCCGAGTGACATCGCCGAGGCCGTGTCCACCGCGGGACTCGCCCAGACCTCCAACATCACGGTGAGCGGTGACTGGTCCGCGACCAGGCTCGTCTCGCCGAAGTCGGCCAAGACGAAGCGCTAA
- a CDS encoding substrate-binding domain-containing protein → MGTQPLHAVHRTVVVVDVVAFSRRSPAPQAEIRRGLYAALEAAFEGSGLDWSAIDHEDRGDGVLVLVPPDVPKSRVVGGLPHALLGELRRYNATRTEDARIRLRMAITAGEVRHDEHGVLGGEVTLAFRLLDSRPLREAVARSAALFALIVSDRFYEDVVGPNPAMDPESFRRVGVEVKEVRGHAWLHVPHSGPVEQAPVAEPVAAEPVVRTPGPPPAGRRRLPASLVPVLLFVAVTNAAGASPPAVPPCPPPVQLNVLTSTELEGVVRSIALEFEEDARRRNDLGCREVDALVFSGPSDEEAAAALGRGWSTADLTAVGPEPHVWLPDSTAEVRPAQATLRTRTDTVLRPRGSVAVSPVVVGAAEELAVALDGGFRWEHAVRTVAVDTSSGVGVVAAAALAHAKLGGLYLRTREVPRQLHEITRAATAGPACVGDVLLVGSEKAVAGTTGCRVVYPQDRVPVLDHPFVEVERPTRPPNERRRHIVDRFHEHLLAPPAQDGFRRAGFRDVDWNVGSDPGPGVRADRPQSLPIEPDAKAIRDAWKAASRSRVIGVAGDGSPDATRFLDQVRLLGGPADVVIALSLSEHLAEEAVKREVDVVVLATRSPAPEVRTTLGGAVEVVAVGFEEGACTPSTALYAAADDHGGSCHEIVDKNGSGPSERQEGALGDIARAAWGD, encoded by the coding sequence ATGGGGACGCAACCACTGCACGCGGTGCACCGCACGGTCGTGGTCGTGGACGTGGTCGCCTTCAGCCGGCGCTCGCCCGCCCCGCAGGCGGAGATCCGACGCGGCCTCTACGCGGCGCTGGAGGCGGCGTTCGAGGGCAGCGGACTGGACTGGTCGGCGATCGACCACGAGGACCGCGGCGACGGTGTGCTCGTGCTCGTGCCGCCCGACGTGCCCAAGAGCCGGGTGGTCGGCGGGCTGCCGCACGCGCTGCTGGGCGAGCTGCGCCGCTACAACGCGACCCGCACCGAGGACGCCCGGATCAGGCTTCGGATGGCGATCACGGCGGGCGAGGTGCGGCACGACGAGCACGGCGTGCTCGGCGGCGAGGTGACGCTGGCGTTCCGGCTGCTCGACTCCCGACCGCTGCGGGAGGCGGTGGCCCGCTCGGCGGCGCTGTTCGCGCTGATCGTCTCCGACCGGTTCTACGAGGACGTGGTCGGGCCGAACCCGGCGATGGACCCGGAGTCGTTCCGCCGGGTCGGCGTCGAGGTCAAGGAGGTCCGCGGCCACGCCTGGCTGCACGTGCCGCACAGCGGCCCGGTCGAGCAAGCCCCCGTGGCGGAGCCGGTCGCCGCGGAGCCGGTGGTGCGGACGCCCGGACCGCCGCCCGCCGGGCGTCGCCGACTGCCCGCCTCGCTGGTGCCGGTGCTGCTGTTCGTCGCCGTGACGAACGCGGCCGGCGCCTCGCCGCCCGCCGTGCCGCCCTGCCCGCCACCGGTCCAGCTCAACGTGCTGACGTCGACCGAGCTGGAGGGGGTCGTCCGCTCGATCGCGCTGGAGTTCGAGGAGGACGCGCGGCGGCGCAACGACCTGGGCTGCCGGGAGGTGGACGCGCTCGTGTTCAGCGGCCCTTCCGACGAGGAGGCCGCGGCGGCGCTGGGCCGGGGTTGGTCGACGGCCGACCTCACCGCGGTGGGCCCCGAACCGCACGTGTGGCTGCCCGACAGCACCGCGGAGGTCCGGCCCGCCCAGGCGACGCTGCGGACGCGCACGGACACCGTGCTGCGCCCACGCGGGAGCGTGGCGGTGTCGCCGGTGGTCGTGGGCGCGGCGGAGGAGCTGGCCGTGGCGCTGGACGGCGGGTTCCGGTGGGAGCACGCGGTGCGGACGGTCGCCGTGGACACCTCGTCGGGTGTCGGCGTGGTCGCCGCCGCCGCGCTGGCGCACGCCAAGCTCGGCGGGCTGTACCTGCGGACGCGGGAGGTGCCGCGGCAGCTCCACGAGATCACCCGCGCCGCGACCGCCGGGCCCGCGTGCGTCGGCGACGTGCTGCTGGTCGGGTCGGAGAAGGCGGTGGCCGGCACGACGGGGTGCCGGGTGGTCTACCCGCAGGACCGCGTGCCGGTGCTGGACCACCCGTTCGTGGAGGTCGAGCGACCGACCCGGCCGCCCAACGAGCGGCGGCGGCACATCGTGGACCGGTTCCACGAGCACCTGCTCGCGCCGCCCGCCCAGGACGGGTTCCGGCGGGCGGGGTTCCGGGACGTGGACTGGAACGTCGGCTCCGACCCGGGGCCGGGGGTGCGGGCCGACCGGCCGCAGTCGCTGCCGATCGAGCCGGACGCGAAGGCGATCCGCGACGCGTGGAAGGCCGCGAGCCGGTCGCGGGTGATCGGCGTGGCCGGTGACGGCTCCCCCGACGCGACCCGGTTCCTCGACCAGGTGCGGCTGCTGGGCGGTCCGGCGGACGTGGTGATCGCCCTGTCGCTGTCGGAGCACCTGGCCGAGGAAGCCGTCAAGCGGGAGGTGGACGTGGTGGTGCTGGCGACGCGGTCCCCGGCCCCGGAGGTCAGGACGACCCTCGGCGGCGCGGTCGAGGTGGTGGCCGTCGGGTTCGAGGAGGGGGCGTGCACGCCCTCAACGGCCCTCTACGCCGCCGCTGACGATCACGGCGGGTCCTGCCACGAGATCGTCGACAAGAACGGTTCTGGGCCGTCTGAGCGCCAGGAAGGCGCCTTGGGCGACATAGCGCGCGCCGCGTGGGGAGACTGA
- the aceE gene encoding pyruvate dehydrogenase (acetyl-transferring), homodimeric type — protein sequence MAPQNPPERVRVIRDGLAAHLPDIDPEETAEWLESFDAALKGGGQQRARYLMLRLLERARESHVGVPSLTSTDYVNTIPTEREPWFPGDEEVERRYRAWIRWNAAMTVHRAQRPGVGVGGHISTYASSASLYEVGFNHFFRGKDHPGGGDHVFMQGHASPGVYARAFLEGRLSAEQLDGFRQEFSHAGPGGGLPSYPHPRLMPDFWEFPTVSMGLGPMNAIYQARFNRYLRDRGIKDTSDQHVWAFLGDGEMDEPESRGLLQVAANEQLDNLTFVVNCNLQRLDGPVRGNGKIIQELEAFFRGAGWNVIKVIWGREWDALLHADRDGALVNLMNTTPDGDYQTYKANDGAYVREHFFGRDPRTKDLVTPMSDDEVWNLKRGGHDYRKVYAAYKAAVEHHGQPTVILAKTIKGYGLGPHFAARNATHQMKKMTHEDLKLFRDSLRIPIEDKDLDPYLPPYYHPGKDSPEIQYLLERRKQLGGFVPERRTKSKALVLPGDKVYDVIKRGSGKQEVATTMAFVRLVRDLAKDPEIGGRIVPIIPDEARTFGMDSMFPAQKIYNPNGQMYTSVDAQLMLAYKESEQGQILHEGINEAGSTSSFTAAGTSYATHGEPMIPIYIFYSMFGFQRTGDGLWAAADQMARGFVLGATAGRTTLTGEGLQHADGHSLLLAHTNPAVVAYDPAWSFEVAHIVKDGLRRMYGENAENVFYYMTVYNEPYQQPAEPEGLDVDGLLKGLYRYQAASAQSGPRAQLLASGVAMPWAVKAQRMLAEEWGVQADVWSATSYSELRREAVEVDRHNLLHPDQEPRVPYVTQALADAAGPVVAVSDWMRAVPDLIRPYVPTDMTTLGTDGFGFSDTRPAARRHFLVDAESVVVATLAALAKRGEIQQSLVVQAARKYKIDDVSAAGPSTSDAGLA from the coding sequence TTGGCCCCGCAGAACCCCCCCGAGCGGGTACGCGTCATCCGTGACGGTCTGGCCGCCCACCTCCCCGACATCGACCCGGAGGAGACCGCGGAGTGGCTGGAGTCGTTCGACGCCGCGCTCAAGGGCGGCGGGCAGCAGCGCGCCCGCTACCTGATGCTGCGGCTGCTCGAGCGGGCCAGGGAGAGCCACGTCGGCGTCCCTTCGCTGACCAGCACTGATTACGTCAACACCATCCCCACCGAGCGCGAGCCGTGGTTCCCCGGCGACGAGGAGGTGGAGCGCCGCTACCGGGCCTGGATCCGGTGGAACGCGGCGATGACCGTGCACCGCGCGCAGCGACCCGGCGTCGGTGTCGGCGGTCACATCTCGACCTACGCGTCGTCGGCGAGCCTCTACGAGGTCGGCTTCAACCACTTCTTCCGGGGCAAGGACCACCCCGGCGGCGGTGACCACGTCTTCATGCAGGGCCACGCCTCTCCCGGCGTGTACGCCCGCGCGTTCCTCGAGGGCAGGTTGTCCGCCGAGCAGCTCGACGGCTTCCGCCAGGAGTTCTCGCACGCGGGACCGGGCGGCGGCCTGCCGTCGTACCCGCACCCGCGGCTGATGCCGGACTTCTGGGAGTTCCCGACCGTGTCCATGGGCCTCGGCCCGATGAACGCGATCTACCAGGCGCGGTTCAACCGCTACCTGCGCGACCGCGGTATCAAGGACACGTCGGACCAGCACGTCTGGGCGTTCCTCGGCGACGGCGAGATGGACGAGCCGGAGTCGCGCGGCCTGCTCCAGGTCGCGGCGAACGAGCAGCTGGACAACCTGACCTTCGTGGTGAACTGCAACCTGCAGCGCCTCGACGGCCCGGTCCGCGGCAACGGCAAGATCATCCAGGAGCTGGAGGCGTTCTTCCGCGGCGCGGGCTGGAACGTCATCAAGGTCATCTGGGGTCGCGAGTGGGACGCCCTGCTGCACGCCGACCGCGACGGCGCGCTGGTGAACCTGATGAACACCACGCCGGACGGCGACTACCAGACGTACAAGGCCAACGACGGCGCCTACGTCCGCGAGCACTTCTTCGGCCGTGACCCGCGGACGAAGGACCTGGTCACGCCCATGTCCGACGACGAGGTGTGGAACCTCAAGCGCGGCGGGCACGACTACCGCAAGGTCTACGCGGCGTACAAGGCGGCGGTGGAGCACCACGGCCAGCCGACGGTCATCCTCGCCAAGACCATCAAGGGCTACGGCCTGGGCCCGCACTTCGCGGCGCGCAACGCCACGCACCAGATGAAGAAGATGACCCACGAGGACCTGAAGCTCTTCCGGGACAGCCTGCGCATCCCGATCGAGGACAAGGACCTGGACCCGTACCTGCCGCCGTACTACCACCCCGGCAAGGACTCCCCGGAGATCCAGTACCTGCTGGAGCGGCGCAAGCAGCTCGGCGGGTTCGTGCCGGAGCGGCGGACCAAGTCCAAGGCGCTGGTGCTGCCCGGGGACAAGGTCTACGACGTGATCAAGCGGGGCTCGGGCAAGCAGGAGGTCGCCACCACGATGGCGTTCGTCCGGCTGGTCCGCGACCTGGCCAAGGACCCGGAGATCGGCGGCCGGATCGTGCCGATCATCCCGGACGAGGCGCGCACGTTCGGCATGGACTCGATGTTCCCGGCGCAGAAGATCTACAACCCGAACGGGCAGATGTACACCTCCGTGGACGCCCAGCTGATGCTGGCGTACAAGGAGAGCGAGCAGGGCCAGATCCTGCACGAGGGCATCAACGAGGCCGGTTCGACCTCGTCGTTCACCGCGGCGGGCACGTCGTACGCCACGCACGGCGAGCCGATGATCCCGATCTACATCTTCTACTCGATGTTCGGGTTCCAGCGCACCGGCGACGGCCTGTGGGCGGCGGCGGACCAGATGGCGCGCGGTTTCGTGCTGGGCGCGACGGCCGGCCGCACCACGCTGACCGGTGAGGGCCTGCAGCACGCCGACGGGCACTCGTTGCTGCTGGCGCACACCAACCCGGCCGTGGTGGCGTACGACCCGGCGTGGTCGTTCGAGGTGGCGCACATCGTCAAGGACGGTCTGCGGCGGATGTACGGCGAGAACGCCGAGAACGTCTTCTACTACATGACCGTCTACAACGAGCCGTACCAGCAGCCGGCCGAGCCCGAGGGCCTGGACGTGGACGGCCTGCTCAAGGGCCTGTACCGCTACCAGGCGGCGTCGGCGCAGAGCGGTCCGCGGGCGCAGCTGCTGGCCTCCGGCGTGGCGATGCCGTGGGCGGTCAAGGCGCAGCGGATGCTGGCCGAGGAGTGGGGCGTGCAGGCCGACGTGTGGTCGGCGACGTCGTACTCGGAGCTGCGGCGCGAGGCGGTCGAGGTGGACCGGCACAACCTGCTGCACCCCGACCAGGAGCCGCGTGTGCCGTACGTCACGCAGGCGCTGGCGGACGCGGCCGGCCCGGTGGTCGCGGTGTCCGACTGGATGCGCGCGGTGCCGGACCTGATCCGGCCGTACGTGCCGACGGACATGACGACCCTGGGCACCGACGGGTTCGGCTTCTCCGACACCCGGCCCGCGGCGCGGCGGCACTTCCTGGTCGACGCCGAGTCGGTCGTGGTGGCCACGCTGGCGGCGCTGGCCAAGCGCGGCGAGATCCAGCAGTCGCTGGTCGTGCAGGCGGCCCGGAAGTACAAGATCGACGACGTGAGCGCGGCGGGCCCGTCCACCTCGGACGCCGGCCTGGCGTGA
- the pnuC gene encoding nicotinamide riboside transporter PnuC, translated as MHVLMEQGFTVLGQKVSWAEFIGQVFALVVVYLAQKRSLWTWPVQLVSVSLLFVVYVSAHLGGTAARQVVIALITLYGWWAWTRRRDPVFGVVVRKGTVKERLAVAVAFVLGTVGFALLLDALDASWAPWPDAAIFVGTVLAFTLQGFGLVEFWLVWLVVDAIGVPLQIQSGLYFSAAVYTVFAVLVIRGWIDWNRAAKQTTARVEAAKP; from the coding sequence GTGCACGTCTTGATGGAGCAGGGCTTCACGGTGTTGGGGCAGAAGGTGTCCTGGGCCGAGTTCATCGGGCAGGTCTTCGCGCTGGTGGTGGTGTACCTCGCGCAGAAGCGCTCGCTCTGGACGTGGCCCGTGCAGCTGGTCTCGGTCTCGCTGCTGTTCGTGGTGTACGTGTCCGCGCACCTCGGCGGCACGGCCGCGCGCCAGGTGGTGATCGCGCTGATCACCCTCTACGGCTGGTGGGCGTGGACGCGCCGGCGTGACCCGGTGTTCGGCGTGGTGGTCCGCAAGGGCACGGTGAAGGAACGCCTCGCCGTGGCGGTCGCGTTCGTGCTCGGCACGGTCGGGTTCGCGCTGCTGCTGGACGCGCTGGACGCCTCGTGGGCGCCGTGGCCGGACGCCGCGATCTTCGTCGGCACCGTGCTCGCGTTCACCCTCCAGGGCTTCGGCCTGGTCGAGTTCTGGCTGGTGTGGCTGGTGGTGGACGCGATCGGCGTACCGCTGCAGATCCAGTCCGGGCTGTACTTCAGCGCCGCGGTCTACACGGTCTTCGCCGTCCTGGTGATCCGCGGCTGGATCGACTGGAACCGCGCCGCGAAGCAGACCACCGCCCGCGTCGAGGCCGCCAAGCCCTAG